In Excalfactoria chinensis isolate bCotChi1 chromosome 3, bCotChi1.hap2, whole genome shotgun sequence, one DNA window encodes the following:
- the XRN2 gene encoding 5'-3' exoribonuclease 2, whose product MGVPAFFRWLSRKYPSIIVNCVEEKAKECNGVKAPVDTSKPNPNEVEFDNLYLDMNGIIHPCTHPEDKPAPKNEDEMMVAIFEYIDRIFNIVRPRRLLYMAIDGVAPRAKMNQQRSRRFRASKEGMEAAEEKQKIRQEILAKGGILPPEEVKERFDSNCITPGTEFMDNLAKCLRYYIADRLNSDPGWKNLTVILSDASAPGEGEHKIMDYIRRQRAQPNHDPNTHHCLCGADADLIMLGLATHEPHFTIIREEFKPNKPKPCALCNQMGHEVKDCQGLPREKQGKHDQFADSLPASEQEFIFIRLCVLREYLERELTMASLPFTFDFERSVDDWVFMCFFVGNDFLPHLPSLEIREGAIDRLVNIYKNVVHKTGGYLTESGFVNLPRVQMIMLAVGEVEDSIFKKRKDDDDNFKRRQKEKKKRMKRDHPSFIPGGQFSPQALGNRSSPQAISNPRQAAFEMRMHDRHNSPMQSPNTSLNSDGSPSPARGIKRKPEDSDSEPEPEDNIRLWESGWKQRYYKNKFDVDASDEKFRRKVVQSYVEGLCWVLRYYYQGCASWNWYYPFHYAPFASDFEGIADMPSDFEKGSKPFKPLEQLMGVFPAASGNFLPPTWRKLMTDPESSIIDFYPEDFAIDLNGKKYAWQGVALLPFVDERRLRAALEEVYPDLTPEENRRNSLGGDVLFVGKHHPLCDFIVEQYKSKNTEPVDMPPELCYGIQGKLTLNENAVLPDKTVESPVPMLRDLTQNSAVSISFKDPQFDEDFIFKATVLPGAKKPPPVLKPGDWEKTNNDGRPWRPQLGFNRDRKPVHLDQSAFRTLGHAMPRERGMPGMYANAVPLGAYGSPYTRPLMSGQQQIPKLLSNLRPQESWRGPTPLFQQAPQRSAGAAPLLAWNRMLPAQSQYPPGQYQGLGGPMNYPQRPEDRMDRGRQAYGPGRPYLLPPPSGRYSWN is encoded by the exons ATGGGAGTACCGGCCTTCTTTCGCTGGCTCAGCCGCAAGTACCCGTCCATCATCGTCAACTGCGTGGAGGAGAAG GCCAAAGAATGCAATGGCGTCAAGGCTCCGGTTGATACAAGCAAACCAAACCCTAATGAGGTGGAGTTTGACAATCTGTACTTGGATATGAATGGTATCATTCACCCTTGTACACATCCAGAAGACAA GCCAGCAcctaaaaatgaagatgaaatgaTGGTTGCAATTTTTGAGTACATTGACAGGATCTTCAACATTGTAAGACCAAGGCGACTTCTCTACATGGCTATAGATGGAGTA gCTCCACGTGCAAAAATGAATCAGCAGCGGTCAAGAAGATTCAGAGCATCAAAGGAGGGCATGGAAGCTgctgaagagaagcaaaaaataagaCAAGAAATTCTGGCAAAAG GTGGCATTCTTCCTCCGGAAGAAGTGAAGGAAAGATTTGACAGCAACTGTATTACCCCA GGAACTGAGTTTATGGACAATCTTGCAAAATGTCTCCGCTATTACATCGCTGACCGTTTGAACAGTGACCCAGGGTGGAAAAATTTGACA GTAATCCTGTCTGATGCCAGTGCTCCTGGTGAAGGTGAACATAAAATCATGGATTATattagaagacaaagag cTCAACCAAACCATGACCCGAACACTCATCATTGTCTTTGTGGAGCTGATG CTGATCTAATAATGCTTGGACTAGCCACGCATGAGCCACATTTCACCATCATTAGGGAAGAGTTTAAACCAAATAAACCCAAGCCATGTGCTCTTTGTAACCAGATGGGTCACGAGGTTAAGGATTGTCAAGGTTTGCCTAGAGAAAAACAAGGCAAG catGATCAGTTTGCAGACAGTCTTCCTGCCTCTGAACAAGAATTTATCTTCATCCGCTTATGTGTTTTGCGAGAG TATTTAGAAAGAGAACTCACTATGGCCAGTTTACCTTTCACTTTTGATTTTGAAAGAAGTGTTGATGACTGGGTCTTTATGTGCTTCTTTGTTGGAAATGACTTTCTTCCTCATCTGCCATCTCTGGAGATCAG GGAGGGAGCAATCGATCGTTTGGTTAACATATATAAAAACGTGGTGCACAAAACTGGG GGCTATCTCACAGAAAGTGGTTTTGTCAACCTGCCGCGAGTCCAGATGATCATGTTGGCTGTTGGAGAAGTTGAAGACAGTATCTTCAAAAAGCGAAAAGACGATGAT GATAACTTTAAAAGAcgccaaaaagaaaaaaagaaaagaatgaag AGAGATCATCCTTCTTTTATTCCTGGTGGGCAGTTTTCCCCTCAAGCTCTGGGAAATCGCTCCAGTCCTCAGGCAATCAGTAACCCCAGGCAAGCCGCCTTTGAAATGAGAATGCATGACAGACATAACTCT CCGATGCAGTCTCCAAATACCAGTCTCAATTCTGATGGCTCCCCGTCCCCAGCACGAGGAATTAAGCGAAAACCTGAAGACAGTGACAGTGAACCTGAGCCAGAGGATAATATCAG GTTATGGGAATCTGGTTGGAAGCAACGCTACTATAAAAACAAGTTTGATGTTGATGCATCTGATGAGAAATTCCGTCGTAAAGTTGTACAGTCCTATGTCGAAGGGCTTTGCTGGGTTCTCAGATATTATTATCAG GGCTGTGCCTCTTGGAACTGGTATTACCCTTTTCACTACGCTCCATTCGCTTCTGACTTTGAGGGTATTGCAGACATGCCCTCAGATTTTGAAAAGGGCTCGAAACCG TTCAAGCCTCTTGAACAACTGATGGGAGTATTTCCAGCTGCAAGTGGAAATTTTCTACCCCCAACCTGGAGGAAGCTCATGACAGATCCG GAATCGAGTATAATTGACTTCTACCCTGAGGACTTTGCTATTGATCTGAACGGAAAGAAGTATGCTTGGCAAG GTGTTGCATTATTGCCATTCGTTGACGAGCGGCGCCTTAGAGCTGCCTTGGAAGAAGTCTATCCTGACCTCACTCCTGAAGAAA ACAGAAGAAATAGCCTTGGTGGCGATGTTCTTTTTGTTGGAAAACACCATCCACTTTGTGACTTTATTGTAGAGCAGTACAAGTCCAAAAATACAGAG ccAGTGGATATGCCCCCAGAGTTATGTTATGGAATCCAGGGAAAGCTTACACTGAATGAGAATGCTGTTCTTCCAGATAA GACAGTAGAGTCTCCTGTTCCGATGCTGCGTGATCTTACACAAAATTCTGCAGTCAG TATCTCTTTCAAAGATCCGCAGTTTGATGAAGACTTCATTTTCAAGGCTACAGTATTACCTGGTGCAAA GAAACCACCTCCAGTTCTGAAGCCAGGAGACTGGGAGAAGACCAACAATGATGGCAGGCCTTGGAGACCACAGCTTGGTTTTAATCGAGACAGAAAACCAGTCCACTTGGACCAGTCAGCATTTAGAACTTTAGG CCATGCAATGCCAAGGGAAAGAGGGATGCCAGGGATGTATGCCAATGCAGTACCTCTTGGAGCTTATGGGAGCCCATACACCCGGCCACTTATGAGTGGGCAGCAGCAGATTCCTAAATTGCTGTCAA ATCTTAGACCCCAGGAGTCTTGGCGAGGCCCTACGCCCTTATTTCAGCAAGCACCACAAAG